In the genome of Paenibacillus pabuli, the window TTTGGTGTTGAATGTGAACTGAGACCGATGACGCCGGGCAAACCAAGTTAAAAAAGGTTTATTTTTCGGAAATGGCTCCAGATGTGCGTGGTTTATAGAGGTTTAACTCCATATCCAAGTTCTCATCCTCCTGTGCTTCTGTACTGCGATTCAATTCCTTATCCAAATCGGTATGTCCCGCATAGGGGCGATCACTGCGAGAAGGCGTTCCTGTCAGGCTGAAGCCCGAGATGAACAGGATGAGTTGTAATCCCAATGCGTAAGGAGCAGCGGCAAGTCCAATCAGATGAAGCAGGGAGCATAGGGCAATTAGAGTAACAAGTGCTTTGGTTACTGTACCCGATGAACCCTGTCTTGGGCTGGACCAGAGCAGATAACCATATAACACCGTGATGAGCAAGGAGACGAAGCGTATCCATGGCAAAGCATTGAACCAGGAGTGCCAGAAAGGATACATCAGACCTTGCTGCCGGAATACAAAATCAGCGATCAGGTATAGTACAGCCGCCACAGCGGCGGGCTCGGCAGCCGGACGAATGACATTCCATACAGCTTTTCCCCAATGGTCTGGATGGGCGTACCGATTCAATTCATCGGATAATGCTGCACTCTCTCGTTCCAGAGCCTTGTGCATCAAGGCTAGTCGAGCGGGATCAACATCGATGATACAGCTGCGGATCTGATCCTGAAGCTGTGGAGACAGATGCACAGCGGCTCTGCAGGATAGCATGGCCGTTAATAGTTCATGGTGCTCATGTTCCGTAAGAGCAGCATTCCGATGTTCTTTGGCTGTGAGTTGTCCCAATAGGGTTGTACTTATGTATAATGTATCTCGTATCGCGTGCATTCGCCTGTCACGGCTTCGTCTGACCTCAGTTGCAGACCATACGTAGAGTCCAAGCAGCACAGCGATGATTCCGAGTAGTACCGCCACGAAGCCCGGATATGAGAATAGAGCAAGCATCCACCGTTGAAGCACAATGGTTCCTCCTTTGCAAAAACTGTAGTGCAGCATGAAATACGGTTCACATCAGCTTTCTCTCACTATTACACAGGAATTGCGTGAATTCAAGCAGGAACAGGAAAGGAGCATGATCTATGGACCACATCAACATTGAACATACACCGCCCTCAGCAGCAGAATACCTTGCGTTACGGAAGATCGCAGGTCTCAGTGCGATGAGCAAGGAGGGAGCGGAGATTGGGCTGCCGAATAGTCTTTTTGCCGTTTGTCTGCGTGAAGAGAATGAAATTGTAGGCATGGGCCGGGTCATCGGGGACGGTGGTTGCTTCTTTCAGGTGGTGGATATTGCCGTGCGCCCGGACCATCAGGGAAGAGGATGTGGCAAACTGATCATGAGCGAAATCATGAATTATTTGCGTGAACATGTGCCTGCTCGTGGTTTGGTTAGCCTGCTGGCAGATGTTCCTGCCGATCGTCTGTACGCTCAATTTGGCTTCACCTACACCAGTCCAAAATCGGAGGGTATGTGGTGGAGACAAGATTGAAGGATGGGCACCATGTTTTGATGGCTTTACACGGATACATTTAAGTTAGACCCTTTTCAGTATTTTATAAAAAACCTTCAATTTAATTTGAAGGTTTTTTATTTACTTCCATTTGTTTACATTATATAATGTAAAATAATTACAATATACAATTTACGATTGAGTGTTTACCAACATGAAGGTTTTGCACGGTCTTCACCATTCTGTACCAAAATTGATGATTAGGAGGAATATGTATGGACAAGTCATCCATGATAAACATGAATCAAATGATTGAGAAATCAATTGAACAGGCAGAGAAAAACATGTCTGGACAAAAAGGGGTCATTTCTGTCAGGTTGAGTCAGGAGGAAATTGAGGTGATTGATCAGCTTGTGTTTCTTGAACTGGCCAAAAACCGTTCGGATGCAACTGGCATGTTGATTCGTGAAGGTATTCGGGCTAACAGGACTTTGCTGGAACAAATTCAGGGGTACACGGCCCAACTGGAGCAGGTTAAGTCCAAGATTAAGGAATCGATTCATAATTCAGGCTTACTAACACCTTTAATTCTGGATACAACTCCAGATTTCGATGCAAAGGAGGTGCACCCAAATGAAAGGGAGACCCCGGAATGAAGAATCGCAAGGATATCTTTCTGTACTACGTTTGCCCTCCTTTTCCGTATTGCTGGTGGGAAGACTTATATCCGGTGCAGGCCAGATTCTCTTTTCAATGGCAACAATGTGGTATATCCTCCAACTAACCGAGTCGGCGCTTGCGGCTGCGCTTGTTCCCTTAATGCCTTATCTCATCTATGCATTTCTTGGGGTGCCGCTGGCAACAATCAGCGACCGTCTTCCCAAGAAGCAAATTCTCATCTGGACCGATGTTTTGCGTGCGATCATAGCAATAATTCTGGCCATTCTTTTCATCACTGAACAAATGCAACCTTGGCATATTTATGCGACCAATCTTCTCATTGCAATTTTGGGATATTTGTTTAACCCCGCCGTTCAAACAGTTATTCCGGCCATCCTGCCCGATACCTCGAATCAACTAGCTCCTGCCAATGCCTTGCTGAATTCTGCCTCGAAAACTTTGGAATTGCTAGGGTATGCCATTGGGGGGATCGTTGTTGCTTTTTTTTCAGTCCAATCCATTCTGTTGATCTACGCTATTACGTTTTTGATCTCCGCATTCTCCATTGCACTAATTCGTATCCCGATCACGAGGGTTGTAAAACAAAAAGGACTTAAGGGGTTTGTCAGAGATAGCATGCTGGGCATTCAATTTTTGTTCTCGCGAAAAATACTGGCTTGCTGTATCATTTTTGGCGCCATCATTAACTTTGCAGGAGCCCCTTTACAAATATTCACTCCTGTATTTTCCAATATGGTATTAAATGCAGGTCCACAGGGTTATGGTCTGTTGCAGTCTGCCTTCGCGGCAGGAAGTGTTATAGGGTCCTTGATTAGCGGAAAATATTCCAAACATCTAACCCTTGCTCACTGGTTTCTAATCAGTTATGTCATTTCTGGATGTAGTTTGGTGTGTATGCCCCTATATCCAAATCTCTATTTCGCCATTATCTGTTCCTTTATGCTAACTCTGGGGTTGGCTCTGGTTAATGTACCTATGATTACTTCCATCTTGCTCTCTACCCCGGAAGAAATCAGGGGAAGAGTTATGAATAGTATGGGCGTTCTTGTAAGCGGAATAAGCAACCCCTTGGGATTACTGCTTGGAGGATGGATGATCGAACGATATAATCCGATCTGGGTGTATGTGGTGATCGGTGGTTTTATTATCCTAATGGGAATCGTTAGCATGTTTGTGGGCCCTTTTCGCGAAGAAATTCAACAAGCTGCCCGATCTGAACGGAAAACAGTATCCTTATAGATTTTTTGAATGGGAGATTCTCTCTCTTTTCTTGTGTAAAAGAGAGACTTAACCCATATTTTTTGGTTTGATAAATAGACAAAATAATTTTTTGCGAAAAAAATGTAAATAAATTCAAATAAAAAGAAGGAATTTCAAATTATATGTAGAATTTGGTTTATTAAGAGGGGGAGAAAATGGGAGGTAATATTACATGGAAAACAAGGAAATTTTGTCGGTTCAAGATTTGATGGAGCTTGAAGTAGAACAGGATAGCTATATGTTTGAGGAAACGAGTCTCTGTACGTATTGTAGTGTAACTATAATTCAAACTACCCTGGAATAGGACTAGCTCAATTTAATCTAACGTCAATTTTCGCTCTTTGTAATTTCGTAATACTAAACTAAAATTAGTTCTCCTCCTCTAACTTTTAACTATCTGGAGTGATTTTCCATGAAAGATACAAGTAAATTGGAACGTATTCATAGATTTGATGACATGTTGCAATTCATAGTCGAGCATCTGCCCCCTGAAATCCAATGGTCGAGTAATGACCATTGGATTTGTTTTACACCGAATCTGTTGGAATTGCCAGAACAGGGTTGGAAGATTCATTTGAGTGTTGTTCCTGCCCAAGGGACAGAACTGTTGAAACGGATTGCTTTTTTTCTAATTGGTCAGAGAGTGCAATGGAAAGTGGTGAACAACGAAAGGAAGCTGATTGGAGCATCGGATGGTTCCATACCGTTGTCGCAGACGGGTAAATGTGTCACGATCTACACACCTGATGAAGATTGTCTGGTTGCACTTCTTCATAAACTCTATGTGATGACCGATCATCTTGAGGGTCCTGTAATTCCAACGGATTTAGCCTATTTGGACAGTTCCTGTGTTTATTTTCGATATGGAGCCTTCACCGATCGTTTCTACTATGATTTGTATACAAGCATGAAAATAAATTCTTTGTTGAATCCCGATGGAAAGCTAGAAGAAGACCAACGTATACCGGGGAGATACAAACCGGAGTGGATCAGGCTGCCAGAAGCCATACAAGATCGAATGAATTCCCGTCTCCCGGAGGCTTCATCAAACATGAAGAAAACGCATTCTGTACTTGTGGCCGAAAGTGAAAAGGTCAATCCTTTTGCGGAAAGAAATCTGCGCGTGATTAGGGTGCTGAAGAAATCGGGAAAAGGAGGAGTATTTCTCGTATCTACCCGAAATTTGCGTTCTGCTGTTATGAAAGAGGCTACAAATCGCATGAGGGTTGATCGATATGGTCGTTCCTGTCATGACTATTTATCAAACGAATTCAACATGCTGAAAAGACTGGAGCATACGGGAGTTGTACCCAAAGCCTTTGAACAGTTTTCTCAACAGCAGAACAGTTATCTCCTCATTGAATATTTCCAGGGTGTGAGTCTTCGAGAGTTTGTTTACAAAGGCTTGCTGACCGCAGAGCTGGACTTCACAGGGCTTTTTCCCATCTGTGAACAGCTTCTCGATCTGGTCTCCCTGTGTCATCAGTCTGGGGTTGCAATCAACGATTTGACGCCTAACAATATTGTGGTCTTACCAGACGGAAGCCTCAGGCTGATTGATCTCGAATTGGCGTGTAATCTAAATTCCTCTCCTGGTGAAGAATTTCTCCCTCTAAGGGGGTACACACCGGGATATGTGAGACGTGGCAGTGAACATGATCCGGCTCCAGGCATCGAAAATGATATATATGCGATGGGGGCTGTATTATTTTATATGGCCACATCCATTGATCCCTATCTCAAGTATCTGGATCAACTGCTTGTCTGTTGTAGATCCTATTTGGATGAAATTCCGGATAAAGGACTTGGAGAGCTTGGCAAGCTGGGAGTCCAATTGATGCAGGGGGATATCAGGAGTGTAGATAGTGCCCGCCATGAATTACAGGAAATCCGGAGCAGCATGTTAATGACTGGACTGTTGGACAATGAATCACCTGGGTATGAGGATGAGCAGGTCCGGAAGATTCAGCAGGTACAGGAGGCTATGAATAAGACGGAAAATAGTAGATGGATGGATGGGGGACAGGTGCTGAAACAGGCGAGAAAGATGGCGCAGAAGTGGGTATCAGATCTGCAATGGGAGAACTCTCATGCTTTGTACCCCGAGAACAGTATGTCACGTATGTTTCACCCCCTCAATTTCAATTTTGGTTGGACCGGAATGGTGCATGTGCTAAACCAGTTGGGTCGGATTGATAATAACCTTTCTTTCCATAACCATGCTCACCAAGCGTTGCAATGGATGATTAAGCGATATCCTTTCGTCCAGGAGGAAACACCCCAGGCTCTTTATTTTGGTTATGGTTCAGTACCCTGGTTGCTTGCTGATACAGCCAGAAGACTAGGTGACAGGGCAGGAATGGCACAGGCGGAGCATATGGCTTTGCAGGTGACCGCTCATACACCTATACAAACCAATATCAGTCATGGTTCAGCAGGATTGGGATTGATGTTGCTTGGTGTTCATGAAGCAGTAGGAGGAAGTAACTTGCTGCTGGAGCGGGCGGAACAGCTGGCAGAGCACATTTTGCACGAAGAGGAGAGGGTCAATGATCTAAGCCTCTGGTTGCTCAAAGAAAAGGCTCAACGTAAAAATCAGCTCCGACAATCCCTTGGATTTTCACATGGTGTTGCAGGAATTGGATATTTTCTCCTCGCCATGTACCACAAAACAAATGGGTCGCGTTATCGTCAAGCAGTGACACGGATTGTGGAAACCTTGGAGAAGACTGCTTATCAGGGGCGTTATGGTTATCTATGGCCCGCGTTCGCAGAAAAAAAGGACAAGCTATGGGTTCATTGGTGCAATGGTTCGGCCGGAATCGGCAGATTTTTGTTTCCAGCAGCTGATGTTTTGGGTAATCCCAACGCTGCCAGGCTGGCCATGGGATCGGCTGACGCGGTAGCCTCATCTTCGATATTTGGTACGTTTGGTCAGTGTCATGGTTTGGCGGGTAATGGAGACTTTCTACTGTTGGCAGACCGATATCATCCAGGGCGTTATCGCCCTAAATTACGGAATATAGCCTGCATGCTGAATACTCTGAAGAGTGATCAGTCTGAGCAGTGGAAATGGCCACTTGAAGATATGGAGACGTTTGCTCCCGATTATATGACAGGCTATGCGGGAGTATACTCTTTTCTGCTGCGGTTGTATCATCCCGTACCTGGAGACGAGCCTTTGGTCTATCAAGGATTTCATATACAAAAGGAGGAAAAAGGATATGCTGCTAGCGAGCATTACTGATGCAATGCCGGGTTGCCTTGTTGAGCAAGGGGGTTACGGGAGTCGTTATTATGCGAATATAGACGGATTTCCACTTAGATCCCTGTTGGTGCTGAACCATGTAAAGCAAGGGCTGATCATGGATATGTGCTGTGAGGACGGTAATGTGGAGCAGTGGCAGGAGCAGGCTGAGCGTGTTGTGGAAATTGCAGGCTCAAGACCGCTGTATGCAATTGTACCTGAAACCTATCGCTGGAAGCCCGGGATTCATACAGAGGTTGTTGCCCGGCGATATAAATATGCGTATGATTTGGATCAGATTGTAGAGCCTATCAGACGCATCCCAGAACCCGATTGGATTTCCGTTGAGGGAAGAGAAGAACAGCTTGCCCTTATGTTGTATGAAAGTGACTCGATGTGTCCGACAATTGAAGTAGCCCGACAAAATATCGGGGATATATATAGCGGAACGTATGGCCAGCTACTCGCTTCTTCGGGATTGGCTATGATAGGCGGACAGCCCGTCGGCGGCATCCTGCTGAATGATGATTTTGGGAGAATTCTGATTTCTCACATCTTCGTGAACCCGTCCATACAACAGCAAGGTTGGGCCAAATGGATGCTTGGCAAGGCACTTCATCATGTCGGGGAAAATGAGGGGTTACGCACCGTTTATGGCTCGGTTGATGCCTCCAACACGGGAAGTAATCGATTCGTTAGATCATTTGGATTAAGAGAATTCCCTAATATGTATCATGTTGTAAGGGTGTCTCTGGAGCGTGACCTGACATGATTCCCATAGCGCTGAATAGCAGGGAGTATAGAAAGTTAAGGACCAAGTGGGTTAGCTTTGACTCTGATTACGGAGCAAACTTTCATGTGATCGAAGGTGGACAGCATGAGATTAGAGATGAAATTGAACGTCTTTCTACGCATTGGAAAGACCATTCCATCACAATTCGGCTAACTCATCCATATGATTCATTGCCAATAATATTTCAGTTGGAAAAAGGGATAACTTCTTATGATGTAATGACTTGTAAAAATATATTACTGAGGTTTCGCTCCTTCGGTTGGCACCCTGGAGGGACAAGCTGGATTCTGGTCGAGATTGCAACCTTCCTTCGTTCAGAAGATTTGGATACCTTATTTCATATTTTATATAGGCAGCAACTCCATGGTGGCGGTGTGCTGTTATTTTTCTGTCGTTCCTCCCTGCTTGATCGGAACATGGAGGAGTACTG includes:
- a CDS encoding MFS transporter produces the protein MKGRPRNEESQGYLSVLRLPSFSVLLVGRLISGAGQILFSMATMWYILQLTESALAAALVPLMPYLIYAFLGVPLATISDRLPKKQILIWTDVLRAIIAIILAILFITEQMQPWHIYATNLLIAILGYLFNPAVQTVIPAILPDTSNQLAPANALLNSASKTLELLGYAIGGIVVAFFSVQSILLIYAITFLISAFSIALIRIPITRVVKQKGLKGFVRDSMLGIQFLFSRKILACCIIFGAIINFAGAPLQIFTPVFSNMVLNAGPQGYGLLQSAFAAGSVIGSLISGKYSKHLTLAHWFLISYVISGCSLVCMPLYPNLYFAIICSFMLTLGLALVNVPMITSILLSTPEEIRGRVMNSMGVLVSGISNPLGLLLGGWMIERYNPIWVYVVIGGFIILMGIVSMFVGPFREEIQQAARSERKTVSL
- a CDS encoding GNAT family N-acetyltransferase produces the protein MLLASITDAMPGCLVEQGGYGSRYYANIDGFPLRSLLVLNHVKQGLIMDMCCEDGNVEQWQEQAERVVEIAGSRPLYAIVPETYRWKPGIHTEVVARRYKYAYDLDQIVEPIRRIPEPDWISVEGREEQLALMLYESDSMCPTIEVARQNIGDIYSGTYGQLLASSGLAMIGGQPVGGILLNDDFGRILISHIFVNPSIQQQGWAKWMLGKALHHVGENEGLRTVYGSVDASNTGSNRFVRSFGLREFPNMYHVVRVSLERDLT
- a CDS encoding lanthionine synthetase LanC family protein, coding for MKDTSKLERIHRFDDMLQFIVEHLPPEIQWSSNDHWICFTPNLLELPEQGWKIHLSVVPAQGTELLKRIAFFLIGQRVQWKVVNNERKLIGASDGSIPLSQTGKCVTIYTPDEDCLVALLHKLYVMTDHLEGPVIPTDLAYLDSSCVYFRYGAFTDRFYYDLYTSMKINSLLNPDGKLEEDQRIPGRYKPEWIRLPEAIQDRMNSRLPEASSNMKKTHSVLVAESEKVNPFAERNLRVIRVLKKSGKGGVFLVSTRNLRSAVMKEATNRMRVDRYGRSCHDYLSNEFNMLKRLEHTGVVPKAFEQFSQQQNSYLLIEYFQGVSLREFVYKGLLTAELDFTGLFPICEQLLDLVSLCHQSGVAINDLTPNNIVVLPDGSLRLIDLELACNLNSSPGEEFLPLRGYTPGYVRRGSEHDPAPGIENDIYAMGAVLFYMATSIDPYLKYLDQLLVCCRSYLDEIPDKGLGELGKLGVQLMQGDIRSVDSARHELQEIRSSMLMTGLLDNESPGYEDEQVRKIQQVQEAMNKTENSRWMDGGQVLKQARKMAQKWVSDLQWENSHALYPENSMSRMFHPLNFNFGWTGMVHVLNQLGRIDNNLSFHNHAHQALQWMIKRYPFVQEETPQALYFGYGSVPWLLADTARRLGDRAGMAQAEHMALQVTAHTPIQTNISHGSAGLGLMLLGVHEAVGGSNLLLERAEQLAEHILHEEERVNDLSLWLLKEKAQRKNQLRQSLGFSHGVAGIGYFLLAMYHKTNGSRYRQAVTRIVETLEKTAYQGRYGYLWPAFAEKKDKLWVHWCNGSAGIGRFLFPAADVLGNPNAARLAMGSADAVASSSIFGTFGQCHGLAGNGDFLLLADRYHPGRYRPKLRNIACMLNTLKSDQSEQWKWPLEDMETFAPDYMTGYAGVYSFLLRLYHPVPGDEPLVYQGFHIQKEEKGYAASEHY
- a CDS encoding ribbon-helix-helix domain-containing protein, whose translation is MDKSSMINMNQMIEKSIEQAEKNMSGQKGVISVRLSQEEIEVIDQLVFLELAKNRSDATGMLIREGIRANRTLLEQIQGYTAQLEQVKSKIKESIHNSGLLTPLILDTTPDFDAKEVHPNERETPE
- a CDS encoding GNAT family N-acetyltransferase, whose translation is MDHINIEHTPPSAAEYLALRKIAGLSAMSKEGAEIGLPNSLFAVCLREENEIVGMGRVIGDGGCFFQVVDIAVRPDHQGRGCGKLIMSEIMNYLREHVPARGLVSLLADVPADRLYAQFGFTYTSPKSEGMWWRQD